Proteins from a genomic interval of Archangium lipolyticum:
- a CDS encoding OprO/OprP family phosphate-selective porin, protein MSSNISKQSLGVFHILLTLWLGLGTTALAQGTAPAPAPAAPANPPPIITAEPGRGILVRSPDDRYSLGLRARIQLRETFLHVGDSDTNELNVKTLRLVVHGNVLVPELRYNIQLAFGGGDFESGSSSPIFDAFVDYTRFRDLNIRVGQFFVPFDRARTIREFALQLVDRQLVVRELSLDRDVGVMLSSNNLFGLRELLGYQFFIGGGDGRNRFAAYAPGPLTVLRLTLRPFGAFDDDQEGDLTRAARPRLSLGVAAAYNFRTSRAQSTYGTAFTAGTANYTHLAADLVFKYRGFSLLAEGLWRRAHVDVLERTDANGAVTREPTRSGYGYFVQGGMMVHPQVEVSARWEELFTRRGTDPQLVQLAQTQGKQLGGGVNLYLNGHALKLQGDYFYIFGSAGGDARHLARLQLDASF, encoded by the coding sequence ATGTCCTCGAACATCTCGAAGCAGTCCCTGGGTGTCTTCCACATCCTCCTCACGCTGTGGCTCGGGCTCGGCACCACCGCCCTGGCCCAGGGCACCGCTCCGGCGCCTGCGCCAGCGGCACCGGCCAACCCGCCGCCCATCATCACCGCGGAGCCCGGGCGCGGAATCCTGGTGAGGTCGCCCGATGACCGCTACTCCCTGGGCCTCCGCGCGCGGATCCAGCTCCGGGAGACGTTCCTCCATGTCGGCGACAGCGACACGAACGAGCTCAACGTCAAGACGCTCCGCCTCGTGGTGCACGGCAACGTGCTGGTGCCGGAGCTGCGCTACAACATCCAGCTCGCCTTCGGCGGGGGTGACTTCGAGTCGGGCAGCAGCTCGCCGATCTTCGATGCCTTCGTGGACTACACCCGCTTCCGCGACCTGAACATCCGCGTCGGGCAGTTCTTCGTGCCTTTCGATCGCGCCCGCACCATCCGCGAGTTCGCGCTGCAGCTGGTGGACCGGCAGCTGGTGGTGCGCGAGCTGAGCCTCGACCGGGACGTGGGCGTGATGCTCTCGTCCAACAACCTCTTCGGATTGAGAGAGCTGCTCGGCTACCAGTTCTTCATCGGCGGGGGCGACGGGCGCAACCGCTTCGCGGCGTATGCCCCCGGACCGCTCACCGTCCTCCGGCTCACGCTGCGGCCCTTTGGCGCCTTCGATGACGATCAGGAGGGAGACCTGACCCGCGCGGCGAGGCCCCGGTTGAGCCTGGGGGTCGCGGCCGCCTACAACTTCCGCACCTCGCGCGCCCAGAGCACCTACGGAACGGCCTTCACCGCCGGCACCGCCAACTACACCCACCTGGCCGCGGATCTGGTGTTCAAGTACCGGGGCTTCTCGCTGCTCGCCGAGGGACTGTGGCGACGGGCCCATGTGGATGTGCTCGAGCGGACCGACGCGAACGGCGCCGTCACCCGCGAGCCGACCCGCTCCGGCTACGGCTACTTCGTGCAGGGAGGCATGATGGTGCATCCCCAGGTGGAGGTGAGCGCGCGGTGGGAGGAGCTCTTCACCCGCCGGGGAACCGACCCGCAGCTGGTGCAGCTCGCGCAGACGCAGGGCAAGCAGCTCGGGGGCGGCGTCAACCTCTACCTCAACGGTCACGCCCTCAAGCTGCAAGGTGACTACTTCTACATCTTCGGCTCCGCGGGCGGCGATGCGCGGCACCTCGCCCGCCTCCAGCTCGACGCGAGCTTCTAG
- a CDS encoding TonB-dependent receptor plug domain-containing protein, whose protein sequence is MRRSYLAGRWLCLALSTSGVALAQEAEEPLLVPAVEVEEAPVAPGSPEEASRRDPSGAVTVIRVDEFGGAARDTAAMLSTAPGVTLQDLGGYGQSKSLVVRGASSNGTLVLLDGIPLNGAGGIADLSRVPVALAERFEVLRGGAGARYGSGGLGGAINVITRRPGAAPRAAGELSYGSWDTATGWLSATGPLAGGEALLLVHGGTSSGRFPYSFDPSPTLPGDALIERQRTNNDARGAGGLLRLRRDLGRGFSADLLGELSFDERGLAGTAQNPSEDTRQSGARGSANLRLAGTLPGGVRTNARAYFRRDRLTLSGGPWGQQGAQVQLLGGVEVEGQVLLGGWHSLSALVGVGGESVSAAETNAASGGEPAWLRASVMAMDELLLWDGLLTVAPSLRLERAGPYTLLSPKVGVTVALPAGLELRANAGRSHRAPSFLELYVRQGTLLPNPDLRPESALYADAAVVHRSEVSFASVGGFASLYEDLISYEAYPPGAAKPYNFANARVVGLEAEGEWRPHPLLSGAFSYTLTVSSDLQRDGRFYLRELPYRPRHKLAARVLGGPRWLTGRVEVVAQSAHFLTRDGAMSLPGRTFVHAGLSSSFGSRTELTVSCEVKNLFDVHAEDFIGYPLPGRAVYLSVAGAFGPGSPRESSSDSRTEAP, encoded by the coding sequence ATGCGGCGGTCGTACCTCGCCGGGCGGTGGCTCTGCCTGGCGCTCAGCACGAGTGGCGTCGCGCTCGCCCAGGAGGCCGAGGAGCCCCTGCTCGTTCCCGCCGTGGAGGTGGAGGAGGCGCCCGTCGCCCCCGGGTCTCCGGAGGAGGCCTCGCGCAGGGATCCGAGCGGCGCCGTCACCGTCATCCGCGTGGATGAGTTCGGCGGCGCGGCCCGCGACACCGCGGCGATGTTGTCCACCGCCCCCGGCGTCACGCTGCAGGACCTGGGCGGGTACGGGCAGAGCAAGAGCCTGGTGGTGCGGGGCGCGTCCTCCAACGGGACGCTCGTGCTGCTCGATGGCATCCCCCTCAATGGCGCGGGGGGCATCGCGGACCTGTCGCGTGTGCCCGTGGCCCTGGCCGAGCGCTTCGAGGTGCTGCGGGGGGGGGCTGGCGCGCGCTACGGCTCGGGAGGGTTGGGCGGCGCCATCAACGTCATCACCCGCCGTCCCGGCGCGGCTCCGCGCGCGGCGGGAGAGCTTTCCTATGGGAGCTGGGACACGGCCACGGGGTGGCTGTCCGCCACGGGGCCGCTCGCGGGCGGCGAGGCCTTGCTGCTCGTCCACGGAGGCACCTCCAGCGGGCGCTTCCCGTACTCCTTCGATCCGAGCCCCACGCTGCCCGGGGACGCGCTCATCGAGCGCCAGCGCACCAACAACGACGCGCGAGGTGCCGGAGGCCTGCTGCGGCTGCGGAGGGACCTGGGCCGGGGTTTCTCGGCGGACCTGCTGGGCGAGCTCTCCTTCGACGAGCGGGGCCTCGCCGGCACCGCGCAGAACCCGAGCGAGGACACGCGCCAGTCCGGAGCGCGTGGCTCGGCCAACCTGCGGCTCGCGGGCACGCTGCCGGGTGGCGTGCGGACGAACGCGCGCGCGTACTTCCGGCGGGACCGGCTGACGCTGTCCGGTGGCCCGTGGGGACAGCAGGGCGCGCAGGTGCAGTTGCTCGGCGGGGTGGAGGTGGAGGGGCAGGTGCTGCTGGGCGGATGGCACTCGCTGTCCGCGCTGGTGGGCGTGGGCGGAGAGTCCGTGTCCGCCGCGGAGACGAACGCCGCGTCCGGGGGTGAGCCGGCGTGGCTGCGCGCCAGCGTGATGGCGATGGACGAGCTGCTGCTGTGGGACGGGTTGCTCACCGTCGCTCCGTCGCTCCGCTTGGAGCGGGCGGGTCCGTACACGCTGCTGTCCCCGAAGGTGGGCGTCACCGTGGCATTGCCCGCGGGCCTCGAGCTGCGCGCCAACGCGGGCCGCTCGCACCGCGCGCCCTCCTTCCTGGAGCTGTACGTGCGTCAGGGCACGCTGCTTCCCAACCCGGACCTGCGCCCCGAGAGCGCCCTGTACGCGGACGCGGCCGTGGTGCACCGCTCGGAGGTGTCCTTCGCCTCGGTGGGAGGCTTCGCCAGCCTCTATGAGGACCTCATCTCCTACGAGGCCTACCCGCCTGGCGCCGCCAAGCCGTACAACTTCGCCAACGCGCGGGTGGTGGGGCTCGAGGCCGAGGGCGAGTGGCGGCCCCATCCGCTCCTCTCCGGGGCCTTCAGCTACACGCTCACCGTCTCGAGCGACCTGCAGCGCGATGGCCGCTTCTATCTGCGCGAGCTGCCCTACCGGCCTCGCCACAAGCTGGCCGCGCGAGTCCTGGGCGGCCCCCGGTGGCTCACGGGGCGGGTCGAGGTGGTCGCGCAGTCGGCACACTTCCTTACCCGGGATGGCGCCATGTCCCTGCCCGGACGCACCTTCGTCCACGCGGGCCTGTCCAGCTCCTTCGGCTCGCGCACGGAGCTCACCGTCTCCTGCGAGGTGAAGAACTTGTTCGACGTTCACGCCGAGGACTTCATTGGGTACCCACTCCCCGGCCGTGCCGTGTACCTGTCGGTGGCCGGTGCTTTCGGGCCGGGTTCTCCCAGGGAGTCCTCTTCGGATTCCAGGACAGAGGCTCCATGA
- a CDS encoding histidine phosphatase family protein, translating into MIDWRLPKGVTRMVLVRHGQPVEEMRGRCYGRLDVGLSSSGLLQAERAARFLAEAPLLRIYASPRKRALESAAPLAELKAMAVDTEEAFREIDFGLFEGLSYEEAEKRYPEVYAQWMAHPTQVRFPEGESYPEMRERVRSAGRELRTRHAGETFVLVSHGGVNRTLLAEALGMPDANLFRLEQGYGAVNIIDFYGDEPIVKLMNVTFG; encoded by the coding sequence ATGATCGACTGGCGACTTCCGAAGGGTGTGACGCGGATGGTGCTGGTGCGGCACGGGCAGCCCGTGGAGGAGATGCGGGGCCGGTGCTACGGGCGGCTGGACGTGGGGCTGTCGTCCTCGGGCCTGTTGCAGGCCGAGCGGGCCGCGCGGTTCCTGGCCGAGGCGCCCCTGTTGCGCATCTACGCGAGCCCTCGCAAGCGGGCGCTGGAGAGCGCGGCGCCGCTGGCGGAGCTCAAGGCGATGGCGGTGGATACGGAGGAGGCGTTCCGGGAGATCGACTTCGGTCTCTTCGAGGGGCTCAGCTACGAGGAGGCCGAGAAGCGCTACCCGGAGGTGTACGCGCAGTGGATGGCGCATCCGACGCAGGTGCGCTTCCCGGAGGGGGAGAGCTACCCGGAGATGCGCGAGCGGGTGAGGTCGGCGGGCCGGGAGCTGCGGACGCGGCATGCGGGAGAGACGTTCGTGCTGGTGTCGCACGGCGGGGTGAACCGCACGCTGCTGGCCGAGGCCCTGGGCATGCCGGACGCCAACCTGTTCCGGCTCGAGCAGGGGTACGGGGCGGTGAACATCATCGACTTCTACGGGGACGAGCCCATCGTGAAGCTGATGAACGTGACGTTCGGCTAG
- a CDS encoding ABC transporter substrate-binding protein, with translation MKTRLVPFALFVALCLVSVAHAAPPQAGPRFLGPKPPEKVKRVVTLAPSLTETVLALGAGSSLVGVSRFDEFKEVAGLPRVGGFIDPSVEAVVVLKPDLLLVQPSPGNQRPVEKLAELGVPVLLLPLQTVADTLAALRAVGKVLGREKEANALVQGIESTRTRVREAARTRKPRRVLFVYGFEPLVVAGPGSFADELLRDAGAVNVAADAGSAYPVYSLERALTARPDVVVDAADVDVGKDKFMRLPGLSQARWVEVPSMALLQPGPSLGRGLEELFSLLYPSVKPDAGTVH, from the coding sequence ATGAAGACCCGTCTCGTTCCGTTCGCCCTGTTCGTCGCGCTGTGCCTCGTCTCCGTGGCGCACGCCGCCCCTCCCCAGGCGGGCCCTCGCTTCCTGGGCCCCAAGCCCCCGGAGAAGGTGAAGCGCGTGGTGACGCTCGCCCCGTCGCTCACGGAGACGGTGCTGGCCCTCGGGGCCGGGAGCTCGCTCGTGGGTGTCTCGCGCTTCGACGAATTCAAGGAGGTGGCCGGCCTTCCCCGCGTGGGCGGCTTCATCGACCCGTCCGTCGAGGCCGTGGTGGTCCTCAAACCGGACCTGTTGCTCGTGCAGCCGAGCCCTGGCAACCAGCGGCCCGTGGAGAAGCTGGCCGAGCTCGGTGTGCCCGTGCTGCTGCTGCCCCTGCAGACCGTGGCGGATACCCTGGCGGCCCTGCGCGCGGTGGGAAAGGTGCTCGGAAGGGAGAAGGAGGCGAATGCCCTCGTTCAGGGCATCGAGTCCACGCGTACCCGCGTGCGAGAGGCCGCCAGGACACGGAAGCCGAGGCGTGTCCTGTTCGTCTACGGCTTCGAGCCGCTCGTGGTGGCCGGGCCCGGCTCCTTCGCGGACGAGCTGCTGCGCGACGCTGGCGCCGTCAACGTGGCGGCGGACGCGGGCTCGGCCTACCCCGTCTATTCGCTCGAGCGCGCGCTGACTGCTCGGCCGGACGTGGTGGTGGATGCCGCGGACGTGGACGTGGGCAAGGACAAGTTCATGAGGCTTCCGGGGCTCTCCCAGGCGCGGTGGGTGGAGGTGCCCTCGATGGCGCTGCTACAGCCAGGACCGTCGCTCGGAAGAGGGCTGGAGGAGCTCTTCTCGCTGCTGTACCCCTCCGTGAAGCCCGATGCGGGTACTGTGCACTGA
- a CDS encoding ComEA family DNA-binding protein: protein MSGRVLARVVATVLGLVLWVPGAAEASGSKLRTQYTGVVNLNEATVAQLDLLPGVGPKAAQRIIAWRQKRAFKRVEELVRVKGFGKKQFLKLKPYLTLEGPSSLKVEKVPVEEDEVRATGDATAKR, encoded by the coding sequence GTGAGCGGGCGCGTGCTGGCGAGGGTGGTGGCCACGGTGTTGGGGCTGGTGCTGTGGGTGCCCGGGGCCGCCGAGGCCTCGGGGTCGAAGCTGCGCACCCAGTACACGGGCGTGGTGAACCTGAACGAGGCGACGGTGGCCCAGTTGGATCTGCTGCCGGGCGTGGGGCCGAAGGCCGCTCAGCGCATCATCGCCTGGCGGCAGAAGCGGGCCTTCAAGCGCGTCGAGGAGCTGGTCCGGGTGAAGGGCTTCGGCAAGAAGCAGTTCCTGAAGCTCAAGCCGTACCTGACGCTGGAGGGTCCTTCGTCGCTGAAGGTGGAGAAGGTGCCCGTGGAGGAGGACGAGGTCCGCGCCACGGGCGACGCGACGGCGAAGCGCTGA
- a CDS encoding serine/threonine-protein kinase yields MSHSSQLLREYLNQDVVPREMAIARFMRGMMVLGCVASLLLIGVIGPGLSLSLAGLTGGLGIYYTVMLRALRQGGFHPAMQWVDSAVTVSIPAVACAIDAYFHDAVYALTTPPALAWGSLIVVCALRAGKKLAYGAAALAAVEYMALYVFVLQPRLPPDTLNTLSFPMVLLRCVFLFAYGPLTATLAGLIVSKAEDALRAIREKDVMGKYFLHERLGAGGMAEVFRATYSPEGGFEKQVAVKRILPAYADNEEFLAMFRREAALGSLLIHPNIVQVLDLGRHQGTVFLAMEYVDGLPLSSLLRRLPARRLPPSAVAYIGAEVASALAHMHGRTGPKGEPLGLVHRDLNPPNILLSRIGEVKVSDFGIARAANQMALTQAQTVRGKAGYMAPEQAYGKPLDGRADLFALGLTLHEALTGQRALQGDSEAELMIASTQQQLLPPSHFVAGISPALDAIIMGLLQHDREQRTPSGEVLQQQLMVLTGSEAPYPQGRQQLINALRLVITHTSAPVQPLQLTPDMALTESVEAATRRRAVGG; encoded by the coding sequence GTGTCGCACTCCTCCCAACTGCTGCGGGAGTACCTGAACCAGGACGTCGTCCCGCGTGAGATGGCCATCGCCCGCTTCATGCGCGGGATGATGGTGCTCGGCTGCGTGGCCTCGTTGCTGCTCATCGGGGTGATTGGCCCGGGCCTGTCGCTGAGCCTGGCGGGGCTGACGGGCGGGCTGGGCATCTACTACACGGTGATGCTGCGCGCGTTGCGGCAGGGCGGGTTCCATCCGGCGATGCAGTGGGTGGACAGCGCCGTCACCGTCTCCATCCCCGCGGTGGCGTGCGCCATCGACGCGTACTTCCACGATGCCGTGTACGCGCTCACCACGCCGCCGGCGCTGGCCTGGGGCTCGCTCATCGTGGTGTGCGCGCTCCGGGCGGGCAAGAAGCTGGCGTACGGGGCGGCGGCGCTCGCGGCGGTGGAGTACATGGCGTTGTACGTGTTCGTGCTCCAGCCCCGGCTGCCGCCCGATACCCTGAACACGCTGTCGTTCCCGATGGTGTTGCTGCGCTGCGTGTTCCTCTTCGCCTACGGGCCGCTGACGGCGACGCTGGCCGGCCTCATCGTGAGCAAGGCCGAGGACGCGCTGCGCGCCATCCGTGAGAAGGACGTGATGGGCAAGTACTTCCTCCACGAGCGGCTGGGCGCGGGCGGCATGGCCGAGGTGTTCCGCGCCACCTACAGCCCGGAGGGCGGCTTCGAGAAGCAGGTGGCCGTCAAGCGCATCCTGCCGGCCTACGCGGACAACGAGGAGTTCCTCGCCATGTTCCGGCGCGAGGCCGCGCTGGGCTCGCTGCTCATCCACCCCAACATCGTGCAGGTGCTCGACCTGGGGCGGCACCAGGGGACGGTCTTCCTGGCCATGGAGTACGTGGATGGCCTGCCGCTGAGCTCGCTGCTGCGGCGCCTCCCCGCCCGCAGGCTGCCTCCGTCGGCGGTGGCCTACATTGGCGCGGAGGTCGCCTCCGCGCTGGCGCACATGCACGGCCGGACGGGCCCCAAGGGCGAGCCGTTGGGCCTGGTGCACAGGGATCTCAACCCTCCCAACATCCTCCTGTCGCGGATTGGCGAGGTGAAGGTGTCGGACTTCGGCATCGCGCGCGCGGCGAACCAGATGGCCCTCACCCAGGCGCAGACGGTGCGCGGCAAGGCGGGCTACATGGCGCCGGAACAGGCCTACGGCAAGCCCCTGGATGGCCGGGCGGACCTCTTCGCGCTGGGCCTCACCCTGCACGAGGCCCTCACCGGCCAGCGCGCCCTGCAGGGCGACAGCGAGGCGGAGCTGATGATCGCCTCCACCCAGCAGCAACTGCTTCCGCCCTCCCACTTCGTGGCCGGCATCTCGCCCGCGCTGGACGCCATCATCATGGGTCTGCTCCAGCATGACCGGGAGCAGCGCACGCCCTCGGGCGAGGTGCTGCAACAGCAGCTCATGGTGCTCACCGGCTCCGAGGCGCCCTATCCCCAGGGCAGGCAGCAGCTCATCAATGCCTTGCGTCTGGTCATCACCCACACCTCGGCGCCCGTCCAGCCCCTCCAGCTCACGCCCGACATGGCCCTCACGGAGAGCGTCGAGGCGGCGACGCGGCGCCGCGCCGTGGGCGGGTGA
- a CDS encoding MXAN_6577-like cysteine-rich protein: MMRKYPHPSPLPEGEGAYTVLSRLTLVLLPLLLTACPDEGPLCVEEQTRCGEVCVDLSSSSSHCGACGVECSATEACVEGSCRCRSGATVCGGQCVVTSSDPAHCGGCAGEGGTACSPEQVCEQGQCKAACTLASSVRCDRSCVDPGTDAFHCGACGNVCPDVQSCRGGTCTYDLVAACFNTGQVVGIQAGPDVKGPAVAVGTSPQSVARMQDVLLVLDASMRLLQARLSDYGELPARNTTGLVPNQLLVRDPYVFVLNSTSNTLQVLRRDEEPSGGPGPRFSDGITLTNVGSVNFGANTNPYGFTESGSDVYVTLLGNLQTDPSAGGKVARVSMADPTAPGITDVFTLPTGEALKPFAGRTTVPAPAGIASHQGRVYAALGNLDPRDFTVGGPGFLARIDPSTRAVALIELGEGCLNPFWVVSMGERLLVSCGGGTTYDRNFNLIDVRGTGLVLIGADDRVAASLALRCPEATSCPLPSAGRFSVVGNRAYVGDNNAGRVFVIEVVGDSLVERRGFGPGAEPPILACPRDNKPSLVGDVVAMP, translated from the coding sequence ATGATGCGGAAATACCCTCACCCCAGCCCTCTCCCAGAGGGAGAGGGGGCATACACCGTGTTGAGCCGGTTGACGTTGGTGTTGTTGCCCCTGCTCCTGACGGCTTGCCCCGACGAGGGCCCCTTGTGTGTCGAGGAGCAGACCCGCTGTGGTGAGGTCTGTGTCGACCTCTCCAGCTCCTCGTCTCACTGCGGGGCCTGTGGGGTTGAGTGCTCCGCCACGGAGGCTTGTGTCGAGGGCTCCTGTCGGTGTCGCTCGGGAGCCACGGTGTGCGGTGGCCAGTGTGTCGTCACCTCGTCGGACCCCGCCCATTGTGGTGGCTGCGCGGGCGAGGGCGGCACGGCGTGCTCTCCGGAGCAGGTCTGTGAGCAGGGACAGTGCAAGGCCGCTTGCACCCTGGCGTCTTCCGTACGCTGCGACCGCTCCTGTGTAGACCCCGGCACGGATGCCTTCCATTGCGGCGCCTGCGGTAATGTGTGCCCGGACGTCCAGAGCTGTCGCGGTGGGACGTGCACCTATGACCTCGTCGCCGCGTGCTTCAACACCGGGCAGGTGGTGGGCATCCAGGCGGGGCCGGACGTGAAGGGGCCCGCGGTGGCCGTGGGCACCAGTCCTCAATCCGTCGCACGCATGCAGGACGTGCTGCTGGTGCTGGATGCCTCCATGCGGCTCCTCCAGGCCCGGCTCTCCGATTACGGCGAGCTGCCCGCCCGGAACACCACGGGGCTGGTCCCCAACCAGCTCCTCGTCCGGGATCCCTACGTCTTCGTCCTCAACTCCACCAGCAACACCCTGCAGGTGCTCCGGCGTGACGAGGAGCCCTCCGGCGGCCCCGGTCCTCGCTTCTCCGATGGCATCACGCTCACCAACGTGGGCAGCGTGAACTTCGGCGCGAATACCAACCCGTACGGGTTCACGGAGTCGGGCTCGGACGTGTACGTCACGCTGTTGGGCAATCTCCAGACGGACCCGTCCGCGGGTGGCAAGGTGGCCCGCGTCTCGATGGCCGATCCCACCGCACCGGGCATCACGGATGTCTTCACGCTGCCCACGGGCGAGGCGCTGAAGCCCTTCGCGGGCCGCACCACCGTCCCCGCTCCCGCGGGCATCGCCTCGCATCAGGGCCGGGTGTATGCCGCCCTCGGTAATCTGGACCCGAGGGATTTCACCGTCGGAGGCCCCGGGTTCCTGGCCCGCATCGATCCCTCCACCCGCGCGGTGGCTCTCATCGAGCTCGGCGAGGGTTGCCTCAACCCGTTCTGGGTCGTTTCCATGGGGGAGCGGCTGCTCGTGAGCTGCGGCGGTGGGACGACCTATGACCGCAACTTCAACCTCATCGACGTGAGGGGGACCGGCCTGGTGCTGATCGGCGCGGATGACCGCGTGGCCGCCTCGCTCGCGCTGCGGTGCCCGGAGGCGACTTCGTGCCCGCTCCCCTCGGCTGGCCGGTTCTCCGTGGTGGGCAACCGCGCCTACGTGGGTGACAACAACGCGGGCCGTGTCTTCGTCATCGAGGTGGTGGGTGACTCGCTCGTGGAACGCCGAGGGTTCGGACCCGGTGCCGAGCCGCCCATCCTCGCCTGCCCGCGCGACAACAAGCCCTCCCTCGTCGGTGATGTCGTCGCGATGCCCTGA
- a CDS encoding FHA domain-containing protein, with the protein MDLKFSALASQFLEDPQAVRRAVCWPVLVWEAPPMGVRPLFTRSTLSVPGLSARRPTIAEPLVLEVRKRSRSITSPRSPHDLGIHLGRTPDNDIIVEDPTVSRVHASFHEEKHTGVWCVTDSGSHNGTWHDGTLLIPGRSTPLFERASLRFGDVMATFLHFSAFNQFILDWLARHARASRTSVITEGGLTREG; encoded by the coding sequence GTGGACCTGAAGTTCTCCGCGCTCGCATCTCAATTCCTCGAGGATCCTCAGGCCGTGCGACGTGCGGTGTGCTGGCCCGTGCTGGTGTGGGAGGCACCTCCCATGGGGGTACGTCCTCTCTTCACCCGGAGTACCCTGTCGGTCCCGGGCCTGTCGGCGCGGCGGCCCACCATCGCCGAGCCGCTCGTGCTCGAGGTGCGCAAGCGTTCACGAAGCATCACTTCTCCCCGTTCTCCCCATGACCTGGGAATCCACCTGGGGCGTACACCCGACAACGACATCATCGTGGAGGACCCCACGGTCTCGCGCGTCCACGCCTCCTTCCACGAGGAGAAGCACACGGGCGTCTGGTGCGTCACCGACAGCGGGAGCCACAACGGCACCTGGCACGATGGCACCCTGCTCATCCCCGGCCGGTCCACGCCCCTGTTCGAGCGCGCCTCGCTGCGCTTCGGGGACGTGATGGCCACCTTCCTCCACTTCTCCGCCTTCAATCAGTTCATCCTCGACTGGTTGGCCCGCCACGCCCGCGCCTCCCGGACGTCGGTCATCACCGAGGGTGGCTTGACGCGCGAGGGTTGA